The sequence below is a genomic window from Lentimicrobium saccharophilum.
TGCACCACTTCGGCACCTGCCGCGCAGGCGGCAAGGGATGCGCCGCCCGTATAGGCAAACAGGTTCAGAACTTTCGGGCGGTTTGTTTTCATGGCGCTGATGCGGTCATAAATAAAATCCCAGTTGTCGCCCTGCTCCGGAAAAACACCGATATGCCTGAAACTGGTAAGCCCCAGCCGCAACTTCAGGTTCATCTTTTTATAGCTGTAGCCGATCTGCCACTGCTCACGGCAGCCCTTTTTCAGGATCCATTTCCCTTTTTCGGGATCATTCTTTTCTTTCCTGAAAATAGCCTGTGCACGTGCCGCCCACTCTTCCGCTGCCAGCGATTTGTCCCATACCGCCTGCGGTTCGGGGCGTATCAGCACCTGGCTGCCGAAACGTTCCAGTTTCTCAAAATTGCCGGAATCCAGCAATTCGTAGTCTTTCCAGTTCTCGGGGGAGAGCAGTTTTATCATAATCCCGGGGATTTTTTCTGATCCGGGGTCCGTAATCCCTTCACAACTGCAAAGATGCGAATTTTCCCTAACTTTGTCCTGTCAATTCCCCGCCCGATGTCAGAACTTATCACCAGCCCGCAAAATGCCAGGATCAAAAACCTTCTGCTGCTTCAGCAGAAATCGCGGGAGCGCAGGAAGCAAAATCTGGTAGTGGTTGAAGGGCTGCGCGAAACAGCCATCGCAGTGGAAAACGGCTACAGGATGACTGAATTTTTCGTTTGTCCGGAGATCAGCAACCAAACCGGTTTTGTGGATTTGGTTGGTAATGCAAGGGTTACGGAAGTAAGCGCAGCCGTGTTTGAAAAACTGGCTTACCGCGAAGGCTCCGATGGCTGTATTGCGCTGTTTGAACCACGCTGGCTGAAAATCGGTGAGGTAAAATTACGTCCCGATCCCCTGGTGGTGATCCTTGAATCGGTGGAGAAACCCGGCAATCTGGGCGCAATCCTTCGTACTGCCGATGCCGCCGGTCTTGACGCCGTGATTGTGTGTGATCCGTTGACCGATATATATAACCCCAATGTAATCCGTTCAGGAGTGGGTTGCGTGTTTTCGAGGCAGGTGGTAGCCTGCTCCACTGAAGAAGCGCAGCAATGGCTCAAAGATAAAGGAATCCGCAGCTATGCTGCTGAATTGCAGGCCTCCTCGCACTATCATCTTCACAGCTACCAGGGGCCGACCGCCTTTGTGATGGGAACGGAAGCCGACGGGCTTACACGGAAATGGATAGACTTCTGCGATGAGCGCATCATCATACCCATGCTGGGCAGTATCGACTCGCTGAATGTGTCGGTTTCGGCGGCGGTGTTGGTTTTTGAAGCCATGCGGCAGCGGGGCTTCAGCATTCCATAGAGATATAGCCGGGCGCAGCGGATCCGAATGATGATAATCAGAAACTGTAAACGGCTCCGAGTCCGATGCGGAGGTTCCCGGTTTCCCGGCTGCTGATCACCCTGTATTTTTCATCATTCTCCCCATATGCGGCTGTAGTATATTCCATCTCGGCGATCAGGCTGAATTTTCCGGTAATATAAGTTATCATGGGTGCTAAACGGTATACGTATCCGATATCGGCATCGCGGGCGTAAACGGGACCCGTCAGCTCCTCAGCGGAACCGTCGTTTTTGGTGAAGCCGGCAAACAGCGAAGGTTGCCACTGCCCGAGGTTGAGCTGTGTATTTATCCAAACGGAATGATAATTCAAGGGGCTGTACTCCCGCTGCTTTGTCAGCGGATCGGTTTTACTCACCCCGAAACCGCCCATCATCAGGTGGTCGTTTAACGCCTGTCCGTAAACGTACTGAGTTTTGATGGCAGCCTTTCCGGGATTCCATGAAATAAAGACGGTGTATGAAAGGCAATTCAGGGATTCGTCAGCTTTATACAAGCTGTCGGTAACCAGACGAGGTGTCAGTTTTTTAAAATCAATTCCTGCTCCGGCAAATATTTTTTCTGTCTTAACCTGAATCTGTCCGTGCAGGTTGGGGATTATGCTGTTTCTCAGGTAAACGGAAGTGCTGCCCTGGGGGCCGTTGTTGACGTAGTCGCGCTGGGCGGCGGCGACCGCCACCAGGTTAAAAAACCCGGTTCTGTAATCCATCCTGAGTTGCGGCTGGCGGCTGAAAGAGTGAAACGGCGCGCCGGTATTGAGTGAGAGTACGTTGGGGATCATTTCGGGCAGGTCGAGGGGGTGCCAGTATTGTCCGGCCAGCAGCCGTGTTTTCTTCCACTGCAGTGATATGTAGCCATGGCGCAGGCGAAGGCTGTTGTTTTCGCTGTTGGAGGCTCCGGTGAAATCCGCTTCAATAAAGCCCAGCACTTTCGCACCGAGTACATCAGGGCCGGTTGCCCGGGCATTGATGCGCGTAGTCATGGCGTACTGGTTAAATGTCGGGTGCGCGTTCAGATCATTTCCGTTCCGGTCGTAAACTGGTTTTTTGGGGTAGAAAAGTAAAAAACCTTCCCGCGCTTCCACTACCTGACGGCTGTCGAAAATCGCATCTGCCCTGACAAATCCGGCAAAATGAAGGCTGTAGGGGCTGCTTTCCTGTTGGGCTGTCAACTGATTGAAACTTAATAACAGGCTACAGGTTGCCGTGATCAGGAGGCGGAAAAATGAATGCATCTTTTTTCGGGCAAAGTAAGGCAATGTAATCTGTTTGTGCAACAGGCCCGCTTTGGTTTTAAGGTGAAGCATCATAGTCATGCTGCCGGTTTATACAGGTATAGCAGGCAATTATTGCAGTGAGCCATTTTAAGGCTGGATTTTTTTTTATAGGTTTGCACCATTCAATATTAATCTCAAATTGATGATTACCGCAAAGTCTGTCACCAGAAAGCTTTTCCGTCTGATCCGCTTTGCCGTTTTCTTTTTTTTCTTTTCCACGGTTCTTGTTACCATTATATACAGGTTTGTTAGACCTCCCGTAACGCCTTTGCAACTGATCAGGGTTGCTGAACAAATTGCAGAAGGCGAAAAGGTGAAGATGAACCGCGACTGGGTGAAACTCAGGGATATTTCCCCGCACATGGTTCAGGCGGTGGTTGCTGCTGAGGACAACAATTTCATGAAGCATCACGGTTTTGACCTGGAAGCGATTAAAAAAGCCAGGGAACTCAATAAAAAGAGGAAAAACAAGTTGGGGGCCAGCACCATTTCGCAGCAGACGGCCAAGAATGTTTTCCTATGGCCCGACCGGACATGGCTCAGAAAGGGACTGGAGGTCTATTTCACCGGACTGATTGAAATATTCTGGGGGAAGCGGCGCATTATGGAGGTGTATCTCAATGTAATTGAGATGGGCGACGGTATTTATGGGGTTGAAAAGGCCGCCGGCAAGTATTACCGGAAACCCGCGTCAGACCTTAACCGTGCCGAGGCCGCGATGATTGCCGCCGTGCTGCCCAATCCGCGCCGGTGGAGCCCTGCCTCACCAACAGCTTATATTCAGCGGAAACAACAGCGGATTATGCGGGTGATGAATCAAATGGAGAAGGTGAAATTTTAAGAATGTCAGCTTGAAACTACCGGTGTTTTTTTTCTGAACTCAGCCAGCGGCACAATATTTGAATAAAATTGTTGTCACACGGGATTACGAATGGAATTGCCGGGTATTAATATCTGTCTTCTGAAATCTGTTTAAAATAATTTATATCCATCAAACTCACTGACCCACATGAAGCAAAAATTTCCCCTTCTGCTGATCATCGCAGCGCTATTCCTTAATCTCAGTGCCTTTGCACAACTCAAAACCAACCTTGTCTTTTTTACTGAGCAGGGCGAAAGGTTTACCCTGATCCTGAACGGTATCCGTCAGAATCCGGCTCCCGAGACCAATGTGAAGGTTACCGATCTGATTGCTCCGACTTATAAGGTAAAGATCATCTTCGATGAGCAGGGGATACCCGATCTGGATAAAACCCTGACGTTTAACCAGGGGACTGAAACTACATTTGTCATAAAGCGGAACAATAAAAACGAGTATGTGATGCGCTGGATGAACGAGGTGCCCATTGAGCAGGCTTTGCCTCCGGCCACGGGTCAGCAGGTGGTTGTTTATACCACCCAGCCTCCGGCGCCCTCCACGGTCACCCAAACCACCACTACCTACACGGAAACCTACGGCGAGCCTCAGGGAAATGTATCCATGGGAGTCAGCATCAATGATCCTGAACTGGGCGTGAATATGAACATCAATGTCGGAGGGGCCATTCCGTCAGGCTCGCAGGCAGTCACCACCCAAACCACTACCACCACTTACTCCACCACCACTACCGCTTCTGACGGGTATTATCAGGAGCCGGTCCGGCAACAGCCGGTGCCGCAGCAGCAGGCGTATGTAATGCCGGGGTATAATGGACCAGTGGGATGTCCGTATCCAATGCATCCATCTGAATTCCAGGAAGTAAAGAGATCAATTGAAAGCAAATCCTTTGACGATACCCGCCTCACCATCGCCAAACAGGTCATCGCCTCTAACTGTTTGCTCAGCGCACAGGTGAAGGAGATTATGCTCCTCTTCACCTTCGAGGATACCCGCCTCGACCTGGCAAAATATGCCTATGGATATACCTACGACACCGGAAATTATTACAAACTGAATGATGCTTTCACCTTTGAATCGACCATTGAGGAACTTGATGAATACATCAATGGCTTTCGAAGGTAATACGAGCTGTATTTTTGCATTTAACCAGGGCCGGGAAGATTTTTCCCGGCTTTTGTTTTTCATTTTAGCATTCTTTTAACAGGCTGATTTTGATAATTCACTGAATTTTTTTTTTGTACCTTTGCACCCGCGTTTGCGCGGGGTTAACCTGCAAAGAATCAAGCATTGATATTACTAACCTTAATTCAATAAAAACTAAGACAAATGGCAAAAGAGAAGACCAGAAAATCGGTTTATACTTTCGGTAACAAGAAAGCCGAAGGTGATGCCAGCATGAAGAACCTGCTGGGAGGTAAAGGTGCCAACCTTGCCGAGATGAACCTGATCGGGGTTCCCGTACCTCCGGGATTCACCATCACCACCGAAGTATGTACCGATTACAACAAATACGGCCGTGAGAAAGTAGTAGAAATGATCCGCCCCGAGGTGGAAGCCGCTGTAAAATATGTTGAAAAGATTATGGGTTCAGGTTTTGGCGACAAAAAGAATCCCCTGCTGCTTTCCGTACGTTCAGGTGCCCGCGCTTCGATGCCCGGCATGATGGATACTGTATTGAATCTGGGTCTTAACGATGAAGCCGTTGAAAGCATTGCCAAAAAATCAGGCAACGAGCGTTTTGCATGGGACTCATACCGCCGTTTCGTGCAGATGTTCGGCGATGTGGTGCTTGGCATGAAGCCCGCTTCGAAGGAAGATATAGATCCTTTTGAAGAGATCATGGAACATATGAAGGAGGAGAAGGGCATTCACCTGGATACCGAGTTCACCGTTGCAGATCTCAAAGAGTTGGTAAAGCGCTTTAAGAAAGCCGTGAAAAAAGTTACCGGTCATGACTTCCCCACCGATCCGTGGGAGCAGTTGTGGGGTTCCGTGATGGCTGTTTTCGACAGCTGGATGAACGAGCGGGCTGTTTATTACCGTAAGTTGAACAACATTCCCGCTGAATGGGGAACTGCCGTTAATGTGCAGGCGATGGTATTCGGAAACATGGGCCAGAATTCGGGAACCGGTGTTGCCTTTACCCGCGATGCCGCTACCGGCGAGGATATCTTCAACGGTGAATACCTGATCGACGCCCAGGGCGAAGACGTGGTAGCCGGTATCCGTACCCCTCAGCAGATTACCAAAGAAGGTTCAAAACGCTGGGCGAAACTGGCCAATGTATCTGAAAAAGAACGCGCTTCTAAATATCCTTCACTTGAAGAAGCAATGCCTGCCATTTATAAGGAATTGCTCGATATCCAGCAGAAACTTGAGGACCACTACCGCGATATGCAGGACCTCGAGTTTACCATTCAGGATGGCAAACTGTGGATGCTGCAGACCCGTAACGGAAAGCGCACCGGTGCTGCCATGGTGAAAATTGCCATGGATATGCTGAAACAGGGCATCCTTACCGAGAAAGAAGCCCTGCTCCGCTGCGAGCCGGCCAAGCTCGACGAACTGCTGCACCCCGTATTTGATCCCACCGCTGTTACAAAAGCCAAGGTGCTGGCTAAAGGCCTCCCCGCT
It includes:
- a CDS encoding class I SAM-dependent methyltransferase, with protein sequence MIKLLSPENWKDYELLDSGNFEKLERFGSQVLIRPEPQAVWDKSLAAEEWAARAQAIFRKEKNDPEKGKWILKKGCREQWQIGYSYKKMNLKLRLGLTSFRHIGVFPEQGDNWDFIYDRISAMKTNRPKVLNLFAYTGGASLAACAAGAEVVHVDSVKPVITWARENMELSGLDGIRWVVEDALKFVKREVRRGNSYQGIILDPPAYGRGADGEKWVLEEHINEMIKQCSELLDEHENFLIMSLYSMGFSSLIGENLIRSAFGNRETLESGELFLADNFGKKLPLGTVLRF
- the mtgA gene encoding monofunctional biosynthetic peptidoglycan transglycosylase, giving the protein MITAKSVTRKLFRLIRFAVFFFFFSTVLVTIIYRFVRPPVTPLQLIRVAEQIAEGEKVKMNRDWVKLRDISPHMVQAVVAAEDNNFMKHHGFDLEAIKKARELNKKRKNKLGASTISQQTAKNVFLWPDRTWLRKGLEVYFTGLIEIFWGKRRIMEVYLNVIEMGDGIYGVEKAAGKYYRKPASDLNRAEAAMIAAVLPNPRRWSPASPTAYIQRKQQRIMRVMNQMEKVKF
- a CDS encoding TrmH family RNA methyltransferase — encoded protein: MSELITSPQNARIKNLLLLQQKSRERRKQNLVVVEGLRETAIAVENGYRMTEFFVCPEISNQTGFVDLVGNARVTEVSAAVFEKLAYREGSDGCIALFEPRWLKIGEVKLRPDPLVVILESVEKPGNLGAILRTADAAGLDAVIVCDPLTDIYNPNVIRSGVGCVFSRQVVACSTEEAQQWLKDKGIRSYAAELQASSHYHLHSYQGPTAFVMGTEADGLTRKWIDFCDERIIIPMLGSIDSLNVSVSAAVLVFEAMRQRGFSIP
- a CDS encoding DUF4476 domain-containing protein, whose protein sequence is MKQKFPLLLIIAALFLNLSAFAQLKTNLVFFTEQGERFTLILNGIRQNPAPETNVKVTDLIAPTYKVKIIFDEQGIPDLDKTLTFNQGTETTFVIKRNNKNEYVMRWMNEVPIEQALPPATGQQVVVYTTQPPAPSTVTQTTTTYTETYGEPQGNVSMGVSINDPELGVNMNINVGGAIPSGSQAVTTQTTTTTYSTTTTASDGYYQEPVRQQPVPQQQAYVMPGYNGPVGCPYPMHPSEFQEVKRSIESKSFDDTRLTIAKQVIASNCLLSAQVKEIMLLFTFEDTRLDLAKYAYGYTYDTGNYYKLNDAFTFESTIEELDEYINGFRR